One genomic window of Nicotiana sylvestris chromosome 10, ASM39365v2, whole genome shotgun sequence includes the following:
- the LOC138879815 gene encoding uncharacterized protein has protein sequence MSADELKRLDKFTKLNPPHFSDTGSIKEVVAGLQDRSTSTTPSLTWAQFSKDASLFFDPGSTYSYVSSYFASFLDMPHSSLDALMHVSTPGSCLCGIKVIFVERIKARQYDDPHLFVPKDAIQRGGVKGVSIGDDGVLSLQIQIYVPNMDGLRELILDEAHSLQYSIHPSVANMYSDLKRHYWWRRMKKDIVGYVSRCLNYQQVKYEHQRPGGLLHKIEILK, from the exons ATGTCAGCTGATGAGCTGAAGAGACTGGATAAGTTTACCAAGTTGAATCCTCCTCACTTtagtg ATACAGGTTCTATCAAAGAGGTTGTAGCAGGTTTACAAGATAGGTCAACCAGCACGACACCTTCTCTTACCTGGGCTCAATTCTCCAAG GATGCTTCACTATtctttgatcctggttccacttattcatatgtgtcatcatactttgcttctTTTCTAGATATGCCTCATAGTTCTCTTGATGCTCTTATGCATGTGTCTACACCT GGTTCTTGCTTGTGTGGTATCAAAGTCATCTTTGTTGAGCGCATCAAGGctcgtcagtatgatgatccccacttGTTTGTCCCTAAGGACGCGATACAGCGAGGTGGTGTTAAGGGAGTgtctattggtgatgatggtgtattgtcACTTCAGATCCAAATTTATGTTCCTAATATGGATGGATTGAGAGAGTTGATTCTTGATGAGGCTCATAGTTTgcagtattctattcacccgAGTGTGGCGAATATGTACAGTGATTTAAAGcgacattattggtggaggaggatgaagaaagacattgttggaTATGTTTCTCGATGCTTGAATtatcagcaggtcaagtatgagcatcagagacctggtgggttGCTTCACAAGATTGAGATACTAAAGTGA